From the Streptomyces sp. NBC_00654 genome, the window GACCAGGGTGAAGGAGACGATCTTCGTCTTCTCCGTGATGATCTCGTCGATGTTGGACAGGTCGAGACGGCCGTCGTCCGTGATGCCGAACCACTTCAGCTTCGCGCCGGTGCGCTGCGAGAGCAGCTGCCACGGCACGATGTTGGAGTGGTGCTCCATCTCGGTGGTGACGATCTCGGTGTCGCGGTCGACCCGATAGGGCTCGTCCGCCCAGCCCAGCATGTTGGCCACGAGGTTGAGCGACTCGGAGGCGTTCTTCGTGAAGATCACCTCGTTGCGGCTGGGCGCGTTGATGAAGGCCGCGACCTTGTCGCGAGCGCCCTCGTACAGCGCGGTGGCCTCCTCCGCGATGGTGTACACACCGCGGTGGACGTTGGCGTTGTGCCGCTCGTAGTACTCGTTGAGCGCGTCGAGAACCTGACGCGGCTTCTGCGAGGTCGCCGCGCTGTCCAGGTACACGATCTTCTTGCCGTCGTGGACCGTGCGGTCCAGGAGGGGGAAGTCCTTGCGGATCGCCTCGGTGTCGAGGAGGCCGGAGAGCCCCTGTCGGGCGTCAGTCACGCGGAAGCGCCACCCTTCACATATGCCTCGTAGCCCTCGTTCTCCAGCTTGTCGGCGAGCTCGGCGCCGCCGGACTCGGCGATACGGCCGTTGGCGAAGACGTGCACGAAGTCGGGCTTGATGTAGCGGAGGATCCGTGTGTAGTGCGTGATCAGCAGGGTGCCGACCTCGCCGCCCTCACGGACCCGGTTGACTCCTTCGGAGACGGTCTTCAGCGCGTCGACGTCCAGACCGGAGTCCGTCTCGTCGAGGATCGCGATCTTCGGCTTGAGGAGCTCCAGCTGAAGGATCTCGTGGCGCTTCTTCTCACCGCCGGAGAAGCCCTCGTTGACGTTGCGCTCGGCGAAGGACGGGTCCATCTGGAGGCCGGCCATCGTCTCCTTGACCTCCTTCACCCACGTACGCAGCTTGGGCGCCTCACCGCGGACGGCGGTGGCGGAGGTGCGCAGGAAGTTGGAGACCGAGACACCGGGG encodes:
- the sufC gene encoding Fe-S cluster assembly ATPase SufC: MATLEIRDLHVTVEADNATKEILKGVDLTVKQSETHAIMGPNGSGKSTLAYSLAGHPKYTITQGTVTLDGEDVLEMSVDERARAGLFLAMQYPVEIPGVSVSNFLRTSATAVRGEAPKLRTWVKEVKETMAGLQMDPSFAERNVNEGFSGGEKKRHEILQLELLKPKIAILDETDSGLDVDALKTVSEGVNRVREGGEVGTLLITHYTRILRYIKPDFVHVFANGRIAESGGAELADKLENEGYEAYVKGGASA